One region of Aphelocoma coerulescens isolate FSJ_1873_10779 chromosome 12, UR_Acoe_1.0, whole genome shotgun sequence genomic DNA includes:
- the ABHD6 gene encoding monoacylglycerol lipase ABHD6 isoform X1 encodes MDLDVLNMFVIAGGTLAIPILAFVASFLLWPSALIRIYYWYWRRALGMQVRYANYDDYQFCYSYRGRPGYRPSILMLHGFSAHKDMWLSIVKFLPNNLHLVCVDMPGHEGTTRSDLDDYSISGQAKRIHQFVECIKLNRKPFHLVGTSMGGNVAGVYAAQYPEDICSLTLICPAGLPSTTDSKFIKQLRELQESKHIDRIPLIPSTPEEMADMLKLCSYVRFKVPQQILQGLVDVRIPHNEFYRKLFLEIVDEKSRHSLHENMSKIKAPTQVIWGKQDQVLDVSGASVLASAIPDCHVYILENCGHSVVVERPRKTANLILEFLALLHSIDNNKKQA; translated from the exons ATGGACTTGGATGTGCTGAACATGTTTGTCATCGCCGGCGGCACCCTGGCTATCCCCATCCTGGCCTTCGTGGCCTCATTCCTCCTCTGGCCCTCGGCGCTTATCCGCATCTACTACTG GTACTGGCGCCGAGCCCTGGGCATGCAGGTTAGATATGCAAACTACGATGACTATCAGTTTTGTTATTCCTATAGAGGGAGACCTGGATACCGACCGTCCATCCTCATGTTACATGGGTTCTCTGCCCACAAAGACATGTGGCTGTCCATAGTCAAG TTCCTGCCAAATAACCTGCACTTGGTGTGTGTGGACATGCCTGGGCACGAGGGCACGACCCGCTCAGACTTGGATGATTACTCCATTAGTGGGCAAGCTAAGAGAATACACCAG TTCGTGGAGTGCATCAAGCTGAACAGAAAGCCCTTTCATCTGGTTGGCACTTCCATGGGGGGAAATGTTGCTGGCGTCTATGCTGCTCAGTACCCAGAAGATATTTGCAGCCTGACCCTCATCTGTCCTGCAG GCCTGCCAAGTACCACTGACAGCAAGTTCATTAAGCAGCTCCGGGAGCTGCAAGAGTCCAAACACATTGACAGGATCCCTTTAATCCCCTCGACACCCGAGGAGATGGCGGATATGCTGAAGCTTTGTTCCTACGTTCGCTTCAAGGTGCCACAGCAG atCCTCCAGGGCCTTGTTGACGTTCGCATCCCACACAATGAATTCTACCGGAAAT TGTTTTTAGAAATTGTGGATGAAAAGTCCAGGCACTCTCTCCACGAGAACATGAGCAAGATCAAAGCACCGACGCAGGTCATCTGGGGAAAGCAGGACCAG GTCCTGGATGTTTCTGGTGCCAGTGTTTTAGCGAGCGCTATTCCAGACTGCCATGTGTACATCCTGGAGAACTGTGGGCATTCGGTGGTGGTGGAGCGGCCCCGCAAGACAGCCAACCTCATCCTGGAGTTCCTGGCGCTGCTGCACAGCATAGACAACAACAAGAAGCAGGCATGA
- the ABHD6 gene encoding monoacylglycerol lipase ABHD6 isoform X2 encodes MDLDVLNMFVIAGGTLAIPILAFVASFLLWPSALIRIYYWYWRRALGMQVRYANYDDYQFCYSYRGRPGYRPSILMLHGFSAHKDMWLSIVKFVECIKLNRKPFHLVGTSMGGNVAGVYAAQYPEDICSLTLICPAGLPSTTDSKFIKQLRELQESKHIDRIPLIPSTPEEMADMLKLCSYVRFKVPQQILQGLVDVRIPHNEFYRKLFLEIVDEKSRHSLHENMSKIKAPTQVIWGKQDQVLDVSGASVLASAIPDCHVYILENCGHSVVVERPRKTANLILEFLALLHSIDNNKKQA; translated from the exons ATGGACTTGGATGTGCTGAACATGTTTGTCATCGCCGGCGGCACCCTGGCTATCCCCATCCTGGCCTTCGTGGCCTCATTCCTCCTCTGGCCCTCGGCGCTTATCCGCATCTACTACTG GTACTGGCGCCGAGCCCTGGGCATGCAGGTTAGATATGCAAACTACGATGACTATCAGTTTTGTTATTCCTATAGAGGGAGACCTGGATACCGACCGTCCATCCTCATGTTACATGGGTTCTCTGCCCACAAAGACATGTGGCTGTCCATAGTCAAG TTCGTGGAGTGCATCAAGCTGAACAGAAAGCCCTTTCATCTGGTTGGCACTTCCATGGGGGGAAATGTTGCTGGCGTCTATGCTGCTCAGTACCCAGAAGATATTTGCAGCCTGACCCTCATCTGTCCTGCAG GCCTGCCAAGTACCACTGACAGCAAGTTCATTAAGCAGCTCCGGGAGCTGCAAGAGTCCAAACACATTGACAGGATCCCTTTAATCCCCTCGACACCCGAGGAGATGGCGGATATGCTGAAGCTTTGTTCCTACGTTCGCTTCAAGGTGCCACAGCAG atCCTCCAGGGCCTTGTTGACGTTCGCATCCCACACAATGAATTCTACCGGAAAT TGTTTTTAGAAATTGTGGATGAAAAGTCCAGGCACTCTCTCCACGAGAACATGAGCAAGATCAAAGCACCGACGCAGGTCATCTGGGGAAAGCAGGACCAG GTCCTGGATGTTTCTGGTGCCAGTGTTTTAGCGAGCGCTATTCCAGACTGCCATGTGTACATCCTGGAGAACTGTGGGCATTCGGTGGTGGTGGAGCGGCCCCGCAAGACAGCCAACCTCATCCTGGAGTTCCTGGCGCTGCTGCACAGCATAGACAACAACAAGAAGCAGGCATGA